In the genome of Streptomyces aquilus, the window AGGCCAGCGCGGCGAACGGCAGCGACTCCAGGAAGCTGTGGATGTGCTGCTCGACCGGCCTGACCTCACGCTCGCTGCGCACGGCCGTGCGTACGTCCCACAGCGCGGTGGCCTCGTGCACCGCGGCGCCGCCCAACTGCACCGCGAGCAGCGCCGGGTTGACCTCGTAGCGCAGGGTGGCCGCGATCGGGATGCCGACCTCGGCCATCATCAGGGAGTGGATCAGTGACTCCTTGGTGCCCGCGGTGTCCTCGATGCGGGTCCGCCGGTGCATGACCCAGTCGGCGAGACCGGGCACGAACCAGCTGGGCAGCAGTCCGTAGAGCAGATAGCGGGTGGTGGCCTCGCGGACGTCCACGGCGTTGCCGTAGGCGCTGATCTCGGCGGCGCGGTCCCGGCTCACAGGCCGCCCCGTCCCTGCCGCTCGGACCGGACTCCGGGCGGGCTTCCGCCGTAGCTCCCGGAGTCGGGCGGGGTGCCCGGCCTGCTGTCCGGGTCGGCTCGGCTGATGTCGGCCAGCACCGAGCCGGGGGCCTCCGCCTCCGCCAGGTCGCCCAGGCTCACCATGCCGACCGGCAGCCCGTCCTCGACGACCGGCAACCGGCGTACGGCATGCGCCCGCATCAGCGCCGACGCGGCCGTCACCGGGTCCTGCGGGGCGACCAGCACCGGCTCGGCGCTGCACACCGAGCGCACGCTCGTCGTCAGCGGATCGGCGCCCTCGGCGACCGCCCGTACCGTGATGTCACGGTCGGTGAGCACCCCGACGATCTCCTGGCCGTCGGCCACCACGACATCGCCGATGTCCTGCGCCCGCATCAGCTGCGCCGCCTCGACGAGCGAGGCGTCGGGGCGGACCGCGACCACCCCCGGTGTCATGACGTCCCTCACGAATTCAGCCATCACTGGGGACCTTCCTCCGTCCGTTTCCCGGCCGACGGGGACACCGCGGCCGGAGCCGACCCGACGCCGCCCGCAGTACCCCTGGGCCGAGCCCCTATGCGCGCCGCCCGGCTGACGCGACGAGTTCGCGCCGCCGCGATTCACCGGGGGCCCGAGCGCCCTGCTCGGCGGGGCTCGCGGCGTGGCACGCCGTTCCGGGGGGCGTCGGTCGGCACGCGTACGCGGGGCGGCGATGAGCCCCCTGCGTGCGCCGCTACGCCTGCTCCGCCACCAGCGCCTCGGCCAGTTCCTGGACGGTTCCGTAGTGCTGCCCGGAAGGGAGCTGTTCCACGGCCTCGACCAGGGGGTCCGGGGCGTACGCGCGGCGCAGGGCGCCGGCCAGGTGCCTCGGGGGCGCCGGGAACGCGCTGCGCGTCAGATGGCGGGCCAGTTCCTGGCGGACCGTGCCCAGGGACGCGCCGGAGCCGCCCGGTGCCACCGGGCCGCCGGCGAGCTGGGGATCGTCGTCGGCGGTCGGCTCGGGGTCGTGCCATTCCTCGGTGCGGGTGGGGTGTCCGGATCGGAGCAGCCCCTGGAGCTCGTGTTTCATCTCGTCGTCGCGGTGGCGGCTCAGTCGGTCGCTGCCTCGCTGCATGACTTTCCCTCCAGAAGTTCGGGGGTGGCCACCGCGTACCCGAGCACGCGCCGCCGACACGGGGGTTTGCCTTCCGGTTCGGGGGAGACCCGCCGGACACCCCCCAACGCCCCCCACGCCATCCCGGGGAAGGAACCGTCATGGCGATGTTCGCTGTGCTGATCCCGTTCGTCATGCTCGGCGTGGTGCTGGCACTGGGCCGCTACGAGGAGCTGCTGCTGCCCGAGAAGCGGGACGAGGTGAGGGAGCTGGTGCCGCTCGCGGAGCCGCGGGAGAGTTGAACTCCGCGCGGTTTCCCCTCGGTCCAGGGGACTGACACGGTCAAGGTGGGCGTGTAGATTGCGGGCGTCAAGAATCTGCGCACCATTGGTGGTTCGACCGTCCGAGTCTCCAGGGGGAGCCCATGCAACGGCGGCGCACACTCGGACTTCTCCTCGCGGCGATGCTCGTCGGCGCCGCCGGCTGCGGTTCCTCCGACTCCGGCAGCGGCACCGCCTCGCCCGCCGGTAGAGGCAAGACCACGCAGGTGACCGTCGGCATCATCCCCATCATCGACGTGGCACCCCTGTATCTCGGGCAGAAGAAGGGCTTCTTCGCCGACCGCGGCATCGAGCTGAAGACCGTGACCGCGCAGGGCGGCGCCGCGATCATCCCCGGCGTGGTGAGCGGGCAGTTCCAGTTCGGGTTCAGCAACACCACGTCGCTGATGATCGCCCAGACGAAGGGCGTCCCGGTCAAGTCCGTGGTCAACGGCGCCGCTTCCAACGGCAAGGTGGGTGCCGACGTCACCGGTGTCCTCGTCAAGAAGGACAGCTCCATCAAGTCGGCGAAGGACCTCGCCGGACACACCGTCGCGGTCAACACCCTTCAGAACATCGGGAGTACGACGGTCAGGGAGTCCGTGCGCAAGGCGGGCGGCGACCCCGACAAGGTGAAGTTCGTCGAGATCCCCTTCGACCAGATGCCCGCCGCCCTCGACGGCGGACGCGTCGACGCCGCCTGGATGGGCGACCCGGCCAAGTCCATCGCCGAACAGCAGGGCGCCCGTATCGTGGCGTCCCCGTTCGCCGAGACCGACCCGAAGCTGACCGTGGCGACGTACTTCACCTCGACCCAGATCACCCAGCGCAACCCCGGGTTGGTGAAGAAGTTCACCGAGGCGATGGCCGAGTCGCTGGAGTACGCCTCCCGGCATCCCGACGAGGCGCGGCAGATCCTCACCACCTACACCAAGATCGACGCGAGCCTGCTGGACACGCTCACCCTGCCCGCCTGGCCCGCCGAGGTCGACACGGCCTCCCTGGAGAAGCTGGCCTCCCTCGGCGAACAGGACGGCCTCTTCGGCGACAAGAAGCCGGACATCCAGGCGCTGTTCTCGTGACGCCGTCTACTTCTTGTCCCGGCCCGGCAGGAACTCCTGCACCTTCGCCTTCAGCCCCTGCTTGATCATCGACCCGCGGTCCGCGTCGCCCTTGAGGATCGACGCGGCCGTCGCCTCCATCTGGTCCCAGGTCGCGTGCGGCGGGATCGGCGGTACGGCCGGGTCGGTGAGGAACTCGATCACCGCGGGCCCGTCCGCCTCAAGACCCGCACGCCAGCCCGCCTCGACGTCCTCGGGCTTCTCCACCCGGATGCCGGTCAGCCCGAGCGAGCGGGCGAACGCGGCGTACTGCACGTCCGGCAGCTCCTGCGAGGGCAGGAAGGACGGGGCGCCCTCCATGGCCCGCATCTCCCAGGTGACCTGGTTGAGGTCGCGGTTGTTGAACACCCCGATCACCAGCCGGGGGTCCTCCCACAGGTCCTTGTACTTCGCCGCGGTGATGAGCTCCGCGAGGCCGTTCATCTGCATCGCCCCGTCCCCGACCAGCGCGATCGCCGGCCGGTCGGGATGCGCGAACTTCGCGCCGATGGCGTACGGCACCCCGCAGCCCATCGTCGCCAGCGTGCCGGACAGCGAGGAGCGCATGCCGGGCCGCATCGTCAGATGGCGGGCGTACCAGTTGGCCGCCGACCCCGAGTCGGAGGAGACGATCGCGTTGCCGGGCAGCAGCGGGTCCAGGGCGGCGGCCACGTACTCCGGGTTGATCGGGTCGGCCGACAGCTCCGCCCGCCGCCCCATCACCTCACGCCAGCGCCGCACGTTGTCGCACACCGTGTCGTACCACTGACGCCCGCGCTCCGCGCCGTTCAGCAGCGGGATCAGCCGCTCCAGCGTCGCCTTCGCGTCGCCGACGAGATTCACCTCGTACGGATAACGCATCCCGACCATGTGCGGGTCGATGTCGATCTGCACCCCGCGCGCCTTGCCGAACTCCGGCATGAACTGCGTGTAGGGGAAGGACGATCCGATGGTCAGCAGGGTGTCGCAGTCCCGCATCAGCTCGTACGACGGACGCGTGCCGAGCAGCCCGATCGAGCCGGTGACGTACGGGAGTTCGTCGCTGAGCACGTCCTTGCCGAGGAGCGCCTTGGCGACGCCGGCGCCCAGCAGCTCGGCGATCCGCTCCACCTCCGCCCGCGCCCCCGCCGCGCCCTGACCGACCAACACGGCGACCTTGTCACCGGAGTTGAGGATCTCGGCGGCCCGGTTCAGGGACTCCTCGGACGGCACGGCCGTCCACGCGCTGCGGTCCAGGCTGGAGGGGACCATCTTGAACTCGTGCGTGGGCGGCGAGTAGTCGAGCTCCTGGACGTCGCCCGGAATGATGATCGCCGTGGGTGCGCGGCGGGCGTACGCGGTGCGCAGCGCCCGGTCCAGCACGTTCGGCAGCTGCTCGGGGACCGTCACCGTCTCCACGAAGTCCGAGGCGACGTCCTTGAACAGCGTGTGCAGGTCGACCTCCTGCTGGTACGAGCCGCCCATCGCGGTGCGGTGCGTCTGGCCGACGATCGCCAGCACCGGCACATGGTCCAGCTTCGCGTCGTACAGGCCGTTGAGGAGATGGATCGCGCCGGGCCCCGACGTCGCCGCGCACACTCCGACGCGGCCGCTGAACTTCGCGTAACCGACCGCCTCGAACGCCGACATCTCCTCGTGCCGCGACTGCACGAACCGCGGCTGGTTCTCGGCCCGGCCCCACGCGGCGAGCAGGCCGTTGATGCCGTCGCCGGGATAGCCGAACACATGCTCCACACCCCATTCGCGCAGCCGCTCGAGGATGTGGTCGGAGACCTTGGTGCTCATGGAGAAAACCTCCCGGACGTCGGACATGCACAGGCAGCGCCTTCCGAGTCACCCCAGGGCGCCCGGGAAAACCTGCGCCCGGGTTTGCGGGCGGGGGCCGGGGGCAGGCGCACGGTCAGTGCTTCGGACAGGAGGCACGTCCGTGGGAGCGGCCACTCGCCGCCACGGCTGCGCCTGTCCGGGCCGGCCTTCCCGCGGTGACCGTGCAACCCAGCGCACGACCAAGGGAGTTGCGACGCATCATGTCCACGCGTACGAGCGCGAAGCATCACCCGCATGACGACGCCCCCGACACCGCGGACGCCTTCCGGCGGCTGGCCGCACTGCCCGACGGTCCCGAGCGCGACACCCTGCGCGGCGAGATCATCGAGGCCTGGCTGCCCATGGCCGACCGGCTCGCGGGACGGTTCCGCAGCCGCGGCGAGAGCTTCGAGGACCTGCGCCAGGTGGCGGCCCTCGGCCTGGTCAAGGCCGTCGACCGCTACGACCCCGAGCTCGGCAACGCCTTCGAGAGCTACGCCGTGCCCACCATCACCGGCGAGATAAAGCGCCACTTCCGCGACCACATGTGGACGCTGCACGTGCCGCGCCGGGTGCAGGAGCTGCGCAACCGGGTGCGGTTCGCGAGCCAGGACCTGTCCCAGACCATCCCCGGCCGCCGGCCCACCGTCGCGGAGATCGCCGAGCACGCGCGGATGAGCGAGGAGGACGTGCTGGTCGGGCTGGAGGCGCTGGAGAGCTTCACGGCGCTGTCGCTGGACGCGGAGCTGCCCGGCAGCGAGGACGGGTACTCGCTGAGCGACGCGCTGGGGTCGCCGGATCCGGCGCTGGAGACGGTGGTGGACCGGGAGTCGGTCGCACCGCGACTCGCCGCGCTGCCTGAGCGGGAGCGGGCGATCTTGTACATGCGGTTCTTCGGGGACATGACGCAGAGCCGGATCGCCGAGCAGTTGGGGATCTCGCAGATGCATGTGTCGCGGCTGATCAGCCGGTGTTGCGGGAAGGTGCGGGAGCAGGTTCTGAGGGACGCGGTGTAGACCCCCGCGCCCCTGGGGGAGTTCACCCAGTCGGCGTCTATCTGTCCCGCTAATGGGGCTCCGGCGCGCGCGTCCTCCGTGTGTGCGGGCTGTGATGGGTGCAGTGACCCTGTCCGCGGTCTAAGGAGCCCCCCTCATGCGCCGCACCGTGCGTGCCCTGTCCGTCGTCGTTCTGGCGGGTGCCGCTTTCGGCGGTGTCGTGCCCGTCGCTGTCGCGGACCCCGCTGCCGAGGTCAGCCCCGCCAGCGTCGAGCCGGAAGGCAGCGTCACCGTCTCGGTCTCCTGCGACCCGGTCGGCGGTACCGCGCCCGCGACCATCGAGGCCACGTCCCAGGCCTTCGGCGAAGAGGCAGTGCAGCTCCAGCGCGTGCCCGGGAACGACGCCGCGGCCGGGCCCGCCTATCGGGGGACCGCGCGGATCGCGTCCGGGGAGGACTACGGGGACGACTCGGCGTGGACCGTGGACGGGGCGTGTCCGGCGGAGGCCGGGGCGCAGGGCAGGCCGTGGAGCGCCACCTTCGACGTGACCGACGGCGGCGGTACGGGGCACGGCTGCACCGAGCCGCGGGTCGAGCCGTGCGCCAGTACCAGCGCGCCGGTCCAGCGAGGCGTGCACGCCGGCACGGGCGGGGCCTTCACCGACTCCGTGCCGGCGCTGGTCGCGGGCGGTGTGCTCATCGCGGGCGCCCTCGGCGGTGCCGTGTACCGGGTGCGCCGCAGGACGCCGCGCGGGGAGGCCTGAGGCGGTCCCGCGGGGCCGGTGTGACCGGCGCAACTTGAGCGGAACCCCATCGGCGTGCGCCACCCTGGGTACGCGAAGCGTGGCGGCGCACGCCCCTCGCCGTACCCGCCGAAAGGACAGGACCCCCCACGGCCCCGCGACACAGCAGCTCACCCGGAGGTACGGATGCGGCGCACGGACCCGGAAGGCCACGGCCCGGTCCGCTACGGCCCGCCGCTGCCGGACGACGGGCTGCCCGTGCTGCCCGAGCTGTCGGCCGTGCTCGCCGCGGCGGCGGCTCAGGGCGGCAGCGAACCCGTAGGGGGCGGTTCCGGGCTGCTGGACGCGGCGTGCGGCTACTGGGCCCGGCGTGGACTGTCCGCCGGGCCCGAGCGCGTCGTGGCGGCCCCCGGCGCCCCGTCCCTGCTGCTCGCGCTGACCGCCGCCCTCGGCGGTGACGTCCTGGTGCCCCGGCCCTGCGCGGCCTGGTGGGCGCCGTACGCACGCCTGTTGGGAAGACCCGTCTTCCACGTGGCGACACCGGCGGAGTGCGGCGGTGTCCCGGACCCGTACGCCCTGCTGGAGACCGTGCGCCGGGTGCGGGAGGAGGGCGGTGACCCGCGGCTGCTCGTGCTGTCCGTGGCCGACGACCCCACCGCCACCGTGGCGCCGCCCGAGGTGCTGCACGAGGCCGTGGAGGCCGCCGCTGGTGAGGGCCTGCACCTGGTCAGTGACGAGACCTGGCGCGACACCGTGCACGCACCGCACGACACCATGTGGCTGAGCCCCGCCGAGATGCTGCCCGACCGGGTCACCGTCGTCACCGACCTGGCCGGCGCCCTGCTGCCGCCGGGCTGGCCCGCCGCGATCGCCCGCTTCCCCGAAGGGGACGTCGGTGACGGCCTCCACGCGCGCGTGCTCGACGTGCTCACCGCCCTCGGCGCCCGGGTGGCCGCCCCCGTGGCCGCCGCGGCCTGCTACGCGCTGCCGGAGCCCGCGCCCGTGACCGACCGCGTCGGCGCCGCCGTACGCCTGCACGCGCGCGTGGCCGCCGCCGCGCACACCGCCGTCGTCTCGGCCGGCGCCCTGGCCCGGCCCCCGCAGGCCGGCCGCCATCTCTACGTCGACCTCGGCCCGCTGCGCTCCGCGCTCGGCGCGCACGGCGTCGGCGACGCCCAGGACCTGGAGGAGTTCCTCGCCGCCCGGCTCGGGATGCCGGCCCCCGGCGGTCATCGCTTCGGCGACGACCTGGGGGCGCTGCGGGTGCGGTTGTCGACCGGGGCGTTGCTCGCCGGGACGAACGGGGAACTCGAGGAATGCCTCAGTTCGACCACACCGTTGGAACTGCCACACGTGCACCGTGCGTTGATCACTTTGAAGTCGGTCTTCGACGATCTCCGCGACGACGCTCAGCGATGGGAGCCTCCTCGATGACGCAGCAGTCCACGAGTACGGCCGGTTCGAGCGCAGCCGGTTCCCGCACCACCGTCCGGGAAACCGACGCTCCGACGGCCGCCACCACCGTCCGGGAACCCGACGCTCCCACGGCCGCATCCTCCTTCGCACCGCCCTTCCCGCCGCTCGCCGAACCCCGCCCCCTCGGCGAGCGCCGGTTCTGGCCGCGTACCTTCCACGACCGGCTCACCGCCCCGCTTCCCGGCCTCAAGGCCATGGCCCGGTTCGCCCGCGAGGGTTCCGTGCGGCCCGGCCGCGAGGGTCTCGCCGACATCCCGAAGCTGCCGTTCGCACCCGCGCCGCTGCCCCGCGTGGACGCCCGTACCGTCGCCGTCTCCTGGGCGGGGCACGCCAGTTGGGTCGTCCGGATCGGCGGCCTGACCGTCCTCACCGACCCCGTCTGGTCCCGTCGTATCCTCGGCACCCCGGCGCGCATCACCCCCGTCGGCATCGCCTGGAGCGCGCTGCCGCGCGTGGACGCGGTCGTCATCAGCCACAACCACTACGACCATCTGGACGCCCCCACCCTGCGCCGACTCCCGCGCGACACCCCGGTGTTCGTGCCCGCGGGACTGGCCGGCTGGTTCCGGCGCCGCCGGTTCACCCAGGTCACCGAGCTCGACTGGTGGGAGGCGGCCGAACTGAAGGGCGTCCGCTTCGACTTCGTCCCGGCCCACCACTGGTCCAAGCGCACCCTCACCGACACCTGCCGCAGCCTGTGGGGAGGCTGGGTCCTCACGGACCCGGACGGCCGGCGGGTCCATTTCGCCGGCGACACCGGATACGGCCACTGGTTCGCCCGCATCGGCCGCCGCTACCCCGGCATCGACCTGACCCTGCTGCCCATCGGTGCCTACGACCCCCGCTGGTGGCTCAGCGACGTGCACTGCGACCCGGAGGAGGCGGTGCGGGCGGCCCAGGATCTCGGGGCGCGACGGATGGCCCCGATGCACTGGGGCACGTTCGTGCTGTCGGCGGAGCCGGTGCTGGAGCCGCTGACGCGGGTGCGGGCGGCCTGGGAGAAGGCGGGGCTCGCGCGGGAGGACCTGTGGGACCTGCCGGTGGGCGGTTCACGGGTGCTGGACCGGGCCTGACCGCGGTCGAAAGTCGATGGCCGCGCCGGCCTCGTGATCGCTAGCCTCGCCCACCATGAAGCGACGACAGCGGAAGAAGCTCTCCCGTCAGCTCTTCGCGGCGACCCTGGCGGGAGACGCCGGCCGCGTGCGGGCGCTGCTGAAGCGGGGAGCGGATGCCGAGCGACCGTACGACGACGGCGCCACCCCGCTGTATCTCGCGTCGGTGCAGGGGGAGGCCGGGGTCGCGCGCGTGCTCCTGCGCGCCGGGGCCGCCCCCGACACGGAGAGCGCGGGCGACGGCTCGCAGGGCACGCCGCTGTGCGCGGCCGCCTGCTGGGGCCACGTGGAGACCGTACGAGAACTGCTGGCGCACGGCGCCGACCCGAACCTCCGTGAGGACCACGGGACGGGGTGGTCACCTCTGGACTGGGCGCACCACGGCCCGCACCCCAGGACCGCCGAACTCCTTGTCGCCGCCGGAGCGCGATGACGTCAGGCCTTGGCCTTCGTCGCCGTCCCGCGCACCCGGCGCCACACGCTCGGCGCCACGCTGACCGCGACCGTGAGCACGATCGCCGCCACCACACCCTCCCAGGGCTCGTCGAACAGCGACCCGCCCAGAATCCCGATCAACTGGTACGTCACCGCCCACGCCAGGCACGCCGGCAGATTGCCCCGCGCGAACCTCCGCAGCGGCCACTTCGCCATCAGACAGGCCAGCATCACCGGGATCCGCCCCGCCGGCACCATCCGGGACAGCACCAGCACCGCCACCCCGTGCTCGGCCAGCTTCTCCTGCGCCTGCGTCAGCCGGTCCTCCGGCGCCCGGGACCGGATCGCCTCCAGCCACCGCGACCCGTTCTTCGACCGCATCCCGCGCCGCCCCAGCCAGTACAGCGCGATGTCCCCGAGGAACGCCGCCAGCGAGGCGGTCACGAAGACCAACGCCAGCGCGAACGGCGCCGTCTGATGGAACGCCACCACGGCCGCCGAACTCACCAGCGCCCCCGTCGGCACCACCGGTACCAGCGCCCCGATCAGCACCAGCAGGAACAGCGACGGATACCCGAGCGCCTGCTGCGTCGACTCGGGCGGCACCGTCCTGACGGCCGCCGCCAGCCATGTCCCGGTCAACGGGCCACCTCCGGGCGCACGCTCTCCCCGTGCTCCAGCAGATGCACCGCCACACCGGGCGCACGCTCGGCGGCGAGCCGCACGAACTCGGCGCCGGGGGCATGGAACTCATGGGGGCGTACGGCGTCCATCCCGATCGGCCAGTAGGTGCCGTAGTGCACCGGCACCGCGCTGACCGGGTCAAGACGGGCCAGCGCCTCCGCGGCGCGCCCCGCGTCCAGGTGCCCCTCACCGAGGTACGGTCCCCAGCCGCCCACCGGCAGCAACGCCACGTCGACCGGCCCGACCTCCTTGGCCATGTCGTCGAACAGGCCGGTGTCCCCGGCGAAGTAGGTCCGCGCCTCGCCCTCGACGACATAGCCGAGCGCGGGGGAGCGATGCGGTCCCACGGGCAGCCGCCGCCCGTCGTGCCGGGCCGGGACCGTGCGGACGACCACGTCGCCGATCACCGTCTCGTCGCCCGGCGCCACCTCGGTGACCTGGAGATGGGTGAGCCGGCGGAGCCCGGGGACCGCACGGGGTGCGCCCCGGGGCACGAGCAGGCGCGTGCCCGGGGCCAGTCGCTCCAACGACGGAATGTGCAGATGATCGGAGTGCAGATGGGAGACGAGCGCCACGTCCGCGCGCCAGGCGCCGGGCGGCGGCACCGCGCCTCGACGGCGGCGCAGATGGGCAAGACGACGGGCGAACAGAGGGTCGGTCAGCACACGGACGTCCGAGTCCTGGAGCGTGCAGGTGGCGTGCCCCCACCAGGTGATCTCCACCGGCACCTCTTTGCCTCCTTCGCGCGACTCCCCGAAGCCTACGGGCAGGAGTAGGGTCGGCGGCGAAACCCGGAGGTGAGGGGGACGCCATGGGACCGGTCCGCGTCACGGCGATCGCGAGTCTGACGCCGCTGGAGGAGCTGGAGGCCGACCCCTTCCTGGTGGACTCCCGCAGCCAGCACGCCATGTGTGCCCGCTGGGCCGCCGAGCGCGGCTACATCGTCAGCCGGGAACTCCTCGTCCGAGGCCTGCGCCCCGACCACTGCGTGCTCTGGGACGGGGTCCGCCCCGGGACCGACCTGTTCGTCGCGCCCAGCCGCCGGGTCCTGGACAGCGCCCTGTCCTCCACCGAGGAGTTCCTCGCCGAGTGCGCCCGCCGCGGGGTGCGCGTGGAGACGGTGGGGTCGGCGGAACCGTCGTACGACGCCCAGATGAAGGCCAGCATCCACCGCCGGCTGTCGATGCCGACGGCCGGGTACGACGGCCGGTAGCCGCCCCACCGGGACTCCGGGGAACCTCCGTCCGTTGTGACAGGGTGGGTACAGGCCCGCACCGACGACGGGCCGGGGACGTGAGGTGTGCGGGGCGTGCGAGGCGGGCGTTGGCGGCGGGT includes:
- a CDS encoding diguanylate cyclase gives rise to the protein MSRDRAAEISAYGNAVDVREATTRYLLYGLLPSWFVPGLADWVMHRRTRIEDTAGTKESLIHSLMMAEVGIPIAATLRYEVNPALLAVQLGGAAVHEATALWDVRTAVRSEREVRPVEQHIHSFLESLPFAALASLMCLHADQVKSLLRGGRGDPDAWRLVPRRPQLSRGYIAGITAAIGACVLLPYGEELLRCRRAARRSKKRATSDEAHWRATGQGRRGTALRRAIGRCR
- a CDS encoding CBS domain-containing protein, whose amino-acid sequence is MAEFVRDVMTPGVVAVRPDASLVEAAQLMRAQDIGDVVVADGQEIVGVLTDRDITVRAVAEGADPLTTSVRSVCSAEPVLVAPQDPVTAASALMRAHAVRRLPVVEDGLPVGMVSLGDLAEAEAPGSVLADISRADPDSRPGTPPDSGSYGGSPPGVRSERQGRGGL
- a CDS encoding DUF2795 domain-containing protein; the encoded protein is MQRGSDRLSRHRDDEMKHELQGLLRSGHPTRTEEWHDPEPTADDDPQLAGGPVAPGGSGASLGTVRQELARHLTRSAFPAPPRHLAGALRRAYAPDPLVEAVEQLPSGQHYGTVQELAEALVAEQA
- a CDS encoding ABC transporter substrate-binding protein; the encoded protein is MQRRRTLGLLLAAMLVGAAGCGSSDSGSGTASPAGRGKTTQVTVGIIPIIDVAPLYLGQKKGFFADRGIELKTVTAQGGAAIIPGVVSGQFQFGFSNTTSLMIAQTKGVPVKSVVNGAASNGKVGADVTGVLVKKDSSIKSAKDLAGHTVAVNTLQNIGSTTVRESVRKAGGDPDKVKFVEIPFDQMPAALDGGRVDAAWMGDPAKSIAEQQGARIVASPFAETDPKLTVATYFTSTQITQRNPGLVKKFTEAMAESLEYASRHPDEARQILTTYTKIDASLLDTLTLPAWPAEVDTASLEKLASLGEQDGLFGDKKPDIQALFS
- a CDS encoding thiamine pyrophosphate-requiring protein; the encoded protein is MSTKVSDHILERLREWGVEHVFGYPGDGINGLLAAWGRAENQPRFVQSRHEEMSAFEAVGYAKFSGRVGVCAATSGPGAIHLLNGLYDAKLDHVPVLAIVGQTHRTAMGGSYQQEVDLHTLFKDVASDFVETVTVPEQLPNVLDRALRTAYARRAPTAIIIPGDVQELDYSPPTHEFKMVPSSLDRSAWTAVPSEESLNRAAEILNSGDKVAVLVGQGAAGARAEVERIAELLGAGVAKALLGKDVLSDELPYVTGSIGLLGTRPSYELMRDCDTLLTIGSSFPYTQFMPEFGKARGVQIDIDPHMVGMRYPYEVNLVGDAKATLERLIPLLNGAERGRQWYDTVCDNVRRWREVMGRRAELSADPINPEYVAAALDPLLPGNAIVSSDSGSAANWYARHLTMRPGMRSSLSGTLATMGCGVPYAIGAKFAHPDRPAIALVGDGAMQMNGLAELITAAKYKDLWEDPRLVIGVFNNRDLNQVTWEMRAMEGAPSFLPSQELPDVQYAAFARSLGLTGIRVEKPEDVEAGWRAGLEADGPAVIEFLTDPAVPPIPPHATWDQMEATAASILKGDADRGSMIKQGLKAKVQEFLPGRDKK
- a CDS encoding RNA polymerase sigma factor SigF; this translates as MSTRTSAKHHPHDDAPDTADAFRRLAALPDGPERDTLRGEIIEAWLPMADRLAGRFRSRGESFEDLRQVAALGLVKAVDRYDPELGNAFESYAVPTITGEIKRHFRDHMWTLHVPRRVQELRNRVRFASQDLSQTIPGRRPTVAEIAEHARMSEEDVLVGLEALESFTALSLDAELPGSEDGYSLSDALGSPDPALETVVDRESVAPRLAALPERERAILYMRFFGDMTQSRIAEQLGISQMHVSRLISRCCGKVREQVLRDAV
- a CDS encoding aminotransferase class I/II-fold pyridoxal phosphate-dependent enzyme is translated as MRRTDPEGHGPVRYGPPLPDDGLPVLPELSAVLAAAAAQGGSEPVGGGSGLLDAACGYWARRGLSAGPERVVAAPGAPSLLLALTAALGGDVLVPRPCAAWWAPYARLLGRPVFHVATPAECGGVPDPYALLETVRRVREEGGDPRLLVLSVADDPTATVAPPEVLHEAVEAAAGEGLHLVSDETWRDTVHAPHDTMWLSPAEMLPDRVTVVTDLAGALLPPGWPAAIARFPEGDVGDGLHARVLDVLTALGARVAAPVAAAACYALPEPAPVTDRVGAAVRLHARVAAAAHTAVVSAGALARPPQAGRHLYVDLGPLRSALGAHGVGDAQDLEEFLAARLGMPAPGGHRFGDDLGALRVRLSTGALLAGTNGELEECLSSTTPLELPHVHRALITLKSVFDDLRDDAQRWEPPR
- a CDS encoding MBL fold metallo-hydrolase; this encodes MTQQSTSTAGSSAAGSRTTVRETDAPTAATTVREPDAPTAASSFAPPFPPLAEPRPLGERRFWPRTFHDRLTAPLPGLKAMARFAREGSVRPGREGLADIPKLPFAPAPLPRVDARTVAVSWAGHASWVVRIGGLTVLTDPVWSRRILGTPARITPVGIAWSALPRVDAVVISHNHYDHLDAPTLRRLPRDTPVFVPAGLAGWFRRRRFTQVTELDWWEAAELKGVRFDFVPAHHWSKRTLTDTCRSLWGGWVLTDPDGRRVHFAGDTGYGHWFARIGRRYPGIDLTLLPIGAYDPRWWLSDVHCDPEEAVRAAQDLGARRMAPMHWGTFVLSAEPVLEPLTRVRAAWEKAGLAREDLWDLPVGGSRVLDRA
- a CDS encoding ankyrin repeat domain-containing protein; amino-acid sequence: MKRRQRKKLSRQLFAATLAGDAGRVRALLKRGADAERPYDDGATPLYLASVQGEAGVARVLLRAGAAPDTESAGDGSQGTPLCAAACWGHVETVRELLAHGADPNLREDHGTGWSPLDWAHHGPHPRTAELLVAAGAR
- a CDS encoding DedA family protein, which translates into the protein MTGTWLAAAVRTVPPESTQQALGYPSLFLLVLIGALVPVVPTGALVSSAAVVAFHQTAPFALALVFVTASLAAFLGDIALYWLGRRGMRSKNGSRWLEAIRSRAPEDRLTQAQEKLAEHGVAVLVLSRMVPAGRIPVMLACLMAKWPLRRFARGNLPACLAWAVTYQLIGILGGSLFDEPWEGVVAAIVLTVAVSVAPSVWRRVRGTATKAKA
- a CDS encoding MBL fold metallo-hydrolase codes for the protein MPVEITWWGHATCTLQDSDVRVLTDPLFARRLAHLRRRRGAVPPPGAWRADVALVSHLHSDHLHIPSLERLAPGTRLLVPRGAPRAVPGLRRLTHLQVTEVAPGDETVIGDVVVRTVPARHDGRRLPVGPHRSPALGYVVEGEARTYFAGDTGLFDDMAKEVGPVDVALLPVGGWGPYLGEGHLDAGRAAEALARLDPVSAVPVHYGTYWPIGMDAVRPHEFHAPGAEFVRLAAERAPGVAVHLLEHGESVRPEVAR